The DNA region TAGGGGTTGCATCCTTGAATGTCTTTGTAAGTCCCACAATTCTTTCTAAGGCCATAGAAATGGGTAGTAATGTAAGATTTGTACCTTGTGAGAGACTATTCTCATGTCAGTTGCTTGCTGTGTTAGCCTTTCACCTGAGCTTGTGTTCCTAGCTGCAAATGACAGATGAAGGTTCAGAAGAGAATTGTTCTCTGGTTATTTCTGCAGtcatttttccctcagaattGTTAGTCACTTTTCTTCTGGTTTGTGCCTTGTGCCTTTCACATTTCAGGACTATCGCCTCTCTTGAACAAActgattaaaaacaaagaacattTCAGCAGATAAATGTTTCAGAGctaaaaatgagaaatgttttggaaataaaGTGCTATCAAAATTTCTCTGGTGATGTGAGCTTCCAAAGCAGCCCACTGCTAATGTGCTTTATTctcttcctcacagctctgcagaatTGAATATCCCCATGACAGGAGGATTGTTATGGACCCAGAATGActtccacaaaataaaaagtggCCTTCAACTTTTCTGAGACAGCAGCAGAGTGCTCTGTGACTTTTAGTATTGCACAAGTTAAGTGGCATGGAAGATGTAGTAATGATGGTGGGAAAACTGTCACTCCAGGAGAAGTTGTTGTTGCTGTGATTTATTGATTTTTACCATGTAAAATCAGTGTTTTATAAAGGTCTTGTGTTTTTAGTTGTATGTACAGTAACAATTGTGTTGCTTAACCAGTTGAAGTTTGCCAAATACAGTTAAGAGTACTTTGGAATCCTTCCATGTTCCTTAactttttcataaataaatgcAACTGACTGAAGGCAAACCTTGCTCCTGGATGCTGTTTCTCAGTTTTCATTCTGGAAAGTGTCCTCTGGCCCTCATTAGTGAGACTGTTGATCCATTCTTATTTCATTGATGCTGATACTGTCCTGGAGGAGTGGTTGTGCCAGGAAAAGATTGTGCTACAGTTTTCACCTGTCTGCAATTTCACATGAAGCTTCAGGGATCAATCCTAGCAAGAGCGTGGCTGAATGCACTGTGATACATAAATAcctttgaaatgtttttgtcaCGATGTTTTTTCAAGTGATAGTCTTGAAGCCACTACTGTCTCTTTTTGATTGAAGTGTTTTGCTTCGTGTTACTTCTGTTCATGATTTTGCTGATATTCATAACCAGTACTATGGTGTTTGCTTGAGAGCTGGTGTGCTTACTGCAGAAAAGGACTGAACAAGTACCTTGCTGCAAAGCTGTTGAGAAAAATGGCTTCCAGATAGTTCTtctaaattcagttttctttacCTGTGTCACAGGTTCTTGGAACTTAAGAGGCTTCTGCAGTTAGCTGTCAAAACCCCCAGGAGTTTTAAGTGTATATTTATTGCAGGACTCCTCAGGATGAATTTTTTTAAGTGCCTCTGCTAGAGGGTAACTCAAAGGCTTTCTCTGAGTCCTTCTAGTAATTTCTGGGTTTTACTAAGCGGAAGGAATCAAGGGAAGAGATACAAAAAGGGACATAAAACTTTAGCAGTACATTGCATAGGGTTGAAATGCATGTTTAGAACAGCAGCTTCATGGATGCTTTGGACTGGCTCTTAAGTAAAGGCTTAGCTAAATGGCCAGAatgtaaatattatttctttattccttcTTCTCTAGTATTTGTTATTCTGCTCTACTGCAGTTGCTTGTTACCACGCATCCAAAAATGGAACATATGTTGTATATTTCCTTCTACAAAAGCAAGCAGTGccaatgcaaaagaaaataaactctgttttgagggatttttcaTGGAACCCCTTCCCCTTTcaagtatttttagaaatactTCTTTTACCCAGTAGTTAATTAGGCTTATTTAGAAAATTCTGAGTGAAAGGGATTTGTTCTATTACTGCATTTAGCTGAGTATGAAATTACTCTAataactgtattttttattgctAACAAGCCTAACAGTTCAAATAAGGATGAGTGGTGCTGGTACATACTGTACCATCTGTAAGTTTTTTACTCCTTGGAGGAAGTGCACTTGGTAAAATCATGTGCTGCTACTACTACCATACCTTGATCAGCTGTAATTACTGCCTTGTGTAACTGCCATTACCCCACCTaaagaatttgggatttttttttcagtcaatcAGCTAAAAAAACCTCCAGGAAATAACCTGGACAGACTGCAAGAGTTGTTTTGGGCAaaaaaggattttgggggtcttgTCTAAAGAGGGTTGAAACATAAAAAGCTAGAAACAAATAATCCAATGGCTCTCAGTTTTattaaataagcaaaaatttttatatatataaactataacatatttcatattattaaataattgtGCAAAACATTTACATAGAGCAGGAGGGGAAGAGGTGACAGCCTATACTTCTTTTAGATTCTTGCAATTCTTTTAATACATTTACAAACTAAAAAACAGACCAAAATCAGCAATATTGTATAATGACTCTTGAAAGGCTAACCAAACACTGGCATAAGAATAATTTGTGTGATggtgtaattgtatttttccaGTTGAAATATTGCAGGAAATACACTTAATGAGGGCTCTGTCACACAAACAAGCAATAGGTACATCAGAGGAGTGTGAAAGCTGAATGCTCACCACAGAGGTAACTGTGACAGATCTAAAGGCCTGACTCTTACGAGTCCTGGAGTACTAATGCTTCATGTAAACTTTTGGCAAGTCAAGATCAAGTAATGTTTCAACTTTGGAACAAAGTTTCACAGAAATAATGCATGTTCCTTCTCCTTAGTGTggagttttaaaaattacaataacCGAGTGTTCTGTTTGCGGGTTGATATAGATTGGGTATGCATACATGTCACCAAGTATTTTTAACTTTATTATTTGAACAAAATGCCAAAATGGGACAAAGTGGCATTAGAAGTATGGAGGGGGAAACTCACCTACTTagatgtttttggttttgtttggtttttttccaatgaAGCTCCTTCTGCTTGTTCTAAGCAACCATTCTCCACACCTGTTTTTAACTTTACAGCTAAAGCATGTTTACAAAAGCTAAGCAGACTCATGCTAGTAAATAAATTACATGCTGCAGCAACTAGAGCAGTGCCACTTACCACTACAGAGATTTAAGAATACCACATACTGGTTTAACATCCATTTTCACTCATTTTGTCATTAAGACTTACATTATATTTGGgtcaacaaaaaaaacccaaagagatttataaaattttacaaCAATTAAACAGTAATGTTTAATTCTACAAATGAATAAAGCCAACTACTGCAGCTCAGTATGACAACAACAGGACTAACAGCAGTGAAATCATGTACAATTTACTATATTACTGACATGTAATTCTTacaaaaaacatgaaataatttaGACTGACATACCATATAGCATTTGGTTTTTGATTTATGAATTCAAAGTTACACACTTTTAAGTGACAAATTATGTGAAAGCAATATAGCAGAAGATGAAAGATAAGTAAATCAGAACTCCCAGAGAATGCTCTGGCCCCAGTAAAGCACTGAAATCTACTGCTCAACTCTTATCAACTGCAGTAGTCTGTGATTTTACCttcacactttttttccccctcatctaGAATTGTTTTTTCAaggattttattaaaatatagtTTCTAGAACTGTTCttttacagttttaaaaacatttaaataccATGCTCTAAAAAAGAGCATTTATACAAAGTCTTATATTTACATTATAGACAGTTATGATCAGGTGTTAATAAGATCAACTCTTCCACGTAAGAAGAAATCCAAGCTTATGCGCTAAAGATTAATGGATGTTTTGAACTGTCTTGTAAACATATCTGAAAACAGGTGTGGATGACCAAATTATCACTTAAAAGTAGTTGATCAGGAAAGACTACATCACATAGAAAAGTTCCATTACCTCTAAGAAGGACTAAACAAGCACAAAATTTGCAGGTTATTTCCACAAGGCTGCACTGCCAATTCTATAACTATGCATGGGAGATGCCAGTAGCTTCTCAGAATAGACAATTTGCCTTTGAAGTGCCTTAGGGAAATAGTATGCTGGGTTTGTGTTCTCACAGCATTCCCATTGTTTAAAAAGGAATTCTTCCATCAGTAAAACAAAGAttagtgaaaattaaaatgacTGGACAAATCCAACAAAAATGGATATCTCCATAAGCCACCCAGCACTTCATACAGAAATCTCTGTTGAGTTTTCTACATTAGAAAACATCAAAATCACCTATCAATCCTCTCTTAAAATAGCTTATCTTtataaatggagaaaaatggaacaaacatttttctgcatacaaatatttaattccATGCAAGATGGAAACATGAGTGCACAATAAACTTCATCTCATAcctaaataatttataaattaattggTTAGAATAAAATAGGGTCTATAGCAATTACTGTTACATTTTAAACACATGCAGATGAGTTAACAGCAACATTTTTACATAAAGTTTAGTGCAAGAATGTATCTGCTTAATAAATAGACTGAAGATACCTATGTAATGCTTTGAGGTGTACACACAGTATTTGTGCACATAATAACCTGGTTCTGAAAAGTTGTCCCTGTTTGTCTATAAACTACAAGTGcccattttaaataaaaaaatccataattATTCATGGGCTACTTCCCTGTGACACATGGTGTCACAAACATTGTGGTGAAAATGTAATACTGAAGTTAAtctagagattatttttttttatacacaGTTTTTATACAATCAAGAAAAAAGAGATACAATTTGTATCAACAAACAAAAGGTCATTTCTGGTTATTTGAGGCATTGCTCTCAGCTGCTTATATCATGCAAGAGAATAAGAATtaattgcaaattaaaaatatgaaatgtttttgaaaactGGTCAAGAGTTAAATTTGTTTTCCCCCAGCTATTATAAGTGTCTGAATTATTTTCCCCACTAACAGAGAGAATAACCAACTAATTAAAACTTAAGTTATTTGTAAGTACAGAATCACCTTCAAGTTACTTCATTTCAGATACATAATGACATAGTCATTATATACATCACCTGTACCAACACAAGAAAATGTATCCTGTGTGAAATGATACAGTTATCAAATGTCAGTAAATTAACTGTAGTTGCACAAATAATTGTGGTTTCTTGTTGGTTcatttggtgggttttttaatatgACAGGAACCTATTTTGCACATGATAAAGAGCCCACAAGATATTTTGAATCAAACCAACCACTACAGTAACACAAGTGGAGGAAATGATAAACTTTGTTTCTCAGACAAACAGATAACTAGAAAGCAGCATGCAAGCCATTATCAAAACACCAGAAACAACCCTGACTGCAGCCTCACGTTCTGTGTGTTTCACAGTAAGAAACATTTAGGCAGTGTCACACCTTCTCATGAAGAAACAAAAGGCCATAAACCAGGCCTTCTCAACTTTCATGAAAAAAACTACAGTAGAAGTCAACAAGTCCTAGCTCGAGACATGTCGAGTTAGTCATGGTTCAAAATGTTGAAATATACAGTGGATTCAAAAAAGGGCGTACAGTCAGTGCAGcttaaaaaaaccaataaaCGCCTCTTTTGGAGACATTTAGCTACAAAGGTTCCCACCCTGAGCAAGATACCAGTTGCGCAAACAATGCCACACAAAATTATCTCACCTGTTGAAACAGGAACTCTAAAAGCCTTCACGAGGCAAATGCACACCTTTGCGTGGATCTGAAGAGCAAAAACCAGGACAGCTTTGCCACAAACCCAAACTGGAGCATCTCTTTTCAAGAAGCAGCCTTCCCCCTCCACCCTTTTTGAAGATGATCTTGTACAGCCACCTTGAATGTCAGGCTCACTCAAACACCATCCGTGCTCCCAGAGGAAGGCTGCAGTGACTGATGAACTTCCATGTTAACATCCAGTTTTTGCTGCTTCAAGTTGAGTAATCCAGTTTACATAATACTGacaatttattttcagcttgTCTAGTCATTTGGGCCAGCAGCTGTTTACAGCACGTTAGAGAGGAGATTCTGGAGAGAACCTACAGTTAAAGTTTCAGTTTACTGAATGGCACTCATGCCTTTACATTCCTTAATGTTTTGGTCCTAATTTAATAAAGTATTTGGCTTCTGTTGGATTGAGCCAACATATTGAACAATGTAATAATAGTTATTCAAACTCTTGAGGGACAGTTCTGAAATTTAAGTATCAACAACAATGTTGACATTGAAAATCTGAAatcagtttttccttttataaacaattttaatttttagcaaatttactttttcttcagTACTTAAGATGCCAGTAGGCAGTGTCAAATGACAAAGCTGAAACCCTAAAAGTCATCTGGGTGTGTATAGAGCATACTTTTAGAGGCCGATTAGGTATTTATAAGCAAATTGTAAGTGTACACTAATACATGCAATATAATTGCTAACACTAATTTTGTAGTAACAGCTTTGAGACACTGATTGTGACATTATAGTTCTTAGTGAGCTATCCATGCAGCAAGGTATGCATTTCCTAtaaaatactattaaaaatccctatatttaaaatcttaaaatttgCAATACAATCAACTTTTATATAGTGCCTCAGCATATATATGATTGCTACTGTGTACAGAACTTTATACTATCTtagtagaaaatatttacaatagATTGGCCTCTTCCTTCATGTAAGTTTTCCTCTGGGTCCTATGTGCTGTACAGGTTCATTGATCCAAAAGAGGCTGTACTGCTCTAACGCCCCGTTCTTAATTTGGCAACAATCATAGCTGCCAGCTGTTGTGCATCTGTCATGTGGGGATTCTTTTCCATCACAGAAAGGACAATGCTTGGAGGGAAAATATTGCAGAGGTTCTTGTATGTTTGATACTGATGTTCTGGGATGATATGAGGTTCCCGTGGCTCACCACATATCCCAATCCAGGGATTTCTCCAGAGTTGTTCCATCTTTTCAGGCATGCTTCTTACCATGACAGGTTCATAACATGGCTGCATGAGGTTGTTACTCAGTGGATACGAGTGGTAAGTGTATGAGTCTGACGCACACGGTAATGGATCCCAGCTGGCGTGCTGCTCTCGACACAGAGGTGGTCGTCTCTGCCTTGTAGGGTTACTCTCATAAAGCCGTGAGTCAGAAATGCTGTCCATTCTTGTCATCACCAAGGCACGGCTTGGTTGTGCAGTTGATGGATGAACATTTTGAGGCACAGGGTATTCTCCTGGACAACTGGACCGTGCTCCAACAACTGGATGCTGGGCATGTAGGCCTAAGTGGGAAACTGACTGTTTGCGAAGGGATTGCTTAGGCTCTTCAGTTCCGTAACTCTGACCTCTATTTAAGGCTTCATGGTAACCATGAGGGAAAGGCTGAAGACGATTTTTCGATGGCAGTCTGTGGCTCTTCACATTGTCTTCTGGACTGGCATCTGCTACACCCAGATACAAGTCATTGTAAGAGGAATAAGAATCATTACTTGTATGGCTTAAGCAATTGTCAGGACAGGGGCTTGAGTTTCTAGAATACATCCCCTGGTCCATATCAGCCCCGTAATAATCTGAGTTACGGATACTACTTATGCTTAAGTTGGAGAAATCACTGAGTAAGGAGTAATAGCCATGGTCCCCCAGTGACTCATATTTGGGATACTGGTCAATATAGCTAACTGAAGTGCCATGGCTATTGGTGACTAGTATAGGAGGATATTGCACACTGGACATATGTTCCAGTGAGGATTTCTGATGTACGAACTGTGAGGAACCTGGCACCGGACTGCTTGCAGAACGAGTATTTAATGCACCAGCTGCATGGCTTTTTGGTGGAGGGAGCGTTGGTACACTTAATGCAGAAACCAGAGACGGGACAGAGCTGGCCTCGGACTTCCGGGCTGCTGATAACTTTTCCTCAGGCTCCACAGCTACTGACCTAATGCTTGGATCTGACTGACGTTTTGGGGCAATGCGTTTCACTTCAGAACTGATTTCTCCTTTGGAGCTGGATGGCCCTGTGCCACATTTGGCCAAGGCTCCCTCACTCATAGTTTTCACAGCAGATAATTTGGCACTTATTCGAAGCTCATCCGCTACTGACCTTTGAGGCTGGTTTGCACGTTCTGGGTGGTAATATTTACATTTGTGCCCATAGGTGCACTTTTTACCTGGAAGAAAAGGGTTTTCAGGTTAAGTAAATCAAAAACTCTTAATAGCATCAGTTGCTATCATTTCTCTTTACATCTTTCACCACTTTGCAATAGTAGTATTTCTATATTAAACCTCTAAGGATAATGATGCATTTTATATATACAGGCAGTCAcagactctgctgcctgcatcCAGCATGTCTATCTGCATCATAGGCAAGAcacaccattttttttccaactggCTTATGATTTCAATCATGACAACATACACAAAGTGTTATATAAAACAAATCAGCTTTAACCCAGTTTTATTAATTACGAATCTCCTCCCTTGAATACAACCCAGAATAAAATAGCAAAAAGCTGCATTATGCACAAGGTGTATCTCGTAATCCTCAATTTTCTGCTACActgtttttataaatatgtgCATGAGGGGTATGAAAGTGGACATTGTGCTTGGATGGCAACATGAAAAGTGGCACATTTTGTCTGGTAATGACAAGATGTTAATTGCTTGCTTCACCTACCTTTAAATGCAACAAATCAATCTGACTTGGGCACTTACCATAAGGACACGGTTGTTTCTTATGTTCAGGAATAACTGGCCTTTTTCTTAAGAAATTTTCAAGGCTTGGACCATGACGTCCTAAAGGATCATCTGGAGGCATAAATctaagggaaaagaaattaaacatgaCCAGTTTTTTCTGAGAATGCTGAATTAGCAAATTCATTtacttttgaagaaaaaacccaTACTTGTCATTCACAAAAGAATACATTAGCAGCCGCTCCTCGATGAACTTCTTCCATTCTGGTTTTTCATTCTGAAGATCTCGATAGTTATCATTTGACACAATGATGCCATCTGAGTCAAAAGCAAGTTTTACTATGAATCGATCATCATAGCAAACTACTCTTCTTCCCTGAACTCTTCGAGATGGGGTGAAAacaagaattttttctttctccaattTACGTAAGATTTCTTgatctgtaaaataattttagttgagcagcttttaaaaacattttaaaagaaaggaatgCAACCTCTGTATTATGAAAATTCTTGACTTTCTTGTCTGACAAAGTATCTTGCAATTATATTCCCACACAGTCCTCattataattaaaaaacacctagatttggattttatttctgaGGTTTCAAAGCACTGAGTaaatattcaatatttaaaCTTCATAACCACTCTGTAGCCGTGTACCTTTACTCAGTCTTCCTGAACATGTCAGAAACTCAGGTGTTACTGTATTACAATAGCCTTGTCAGTCTAGAGTAAAATGAAAGGATTTTCTATAGGTAAAAGCACATGCTGCCTTTTCAGTGTTCAAGATAGCCCTACTGAGTCCCTGGCCTGTTACTACTTATTTCATGCTCACTCAGAAAATAAGACTCAGTTCCTGTATGCCAAACAACAACACTTGCAAATGGGAAAATTTCAACTACTGCTTCTCAAAAGTGTTGAAACCATCCAATAATGTACAAAATCCACATCATTGCTAACACATGCAGATATTTAAATGCTTGTTTCCTAACCAAAGAAACTGTTGTGTTTTCAAACAAACTGTTGAGTACAACATCATCACCACATCCAGTCCAGTATTGGACCCACCAGAAGTACGACAATAAatgacaattttcttttttctttttaaccaaGGGGTCAAAGAAAATCTTGATGTTACCTGTAATTGGTGCATCAGGTCGAGACTGTTCTTTTCTCCATGCAGGTACAAACACAGTGATATCTTTATGTCCTTTTTCCAGAAACCAATCAACAGCTAGTTGAATTCCCCGGCAGGAAAATCCTTCTTTGTTCCCATGGCTGAAGAACATGCAAGTTTTAGAAACAGCAAGGACAAAAGTTACATTtggatttggtttttgttgtggtggtttggttattttttttcttctaaagctGCCATGGTCAAAGGATATAAGGAAAACAAAGTCCGTAAATTTTTACTAGGCCTCCTTACATAACTGGAAAAAGACAATTGTACAGAGCTATTCAGCTGTCAGATTACAGCAACCCTGCTACTTAAAAAGTCTGTAAATGGTGAAATTTTACTATCCCCAGAGAAAAAGCAACTAAACATGaagtttttcaggttttttcattttattagcTGACCTAATGAAAAATATCACTTTCCCCGACAAACTGAGCTCACCTTAAGTAGCACCATAAAATGCTATCACAAAAAAGAGGAATGAACAATGTCAATGCCATGGGTGATAAGTGCTTTTAAACATCtctattaataaaatattttcctgtgatACTAAatgttcttcatttttattagaACTCTCTATAGAAAATAAGTAATTGTGTCAAAGTTAAGTCCCATCCCCatcaaaaatttgttttctgaaactCAAAGGAGTCTCTAAAACAGCGCACAACtccctcattaaaaaaatcatacttACTCAAAGATAAACAAAT from Taeniopygia guttata chromosome 4A, bTaeGut7.mat, whole genome shotgun sequence includes:
- the ZC3H12B gene encoding probable ribonuclease ZC3H12B isoform X1; translation: MTAWSMVGKLKMEKRHSREDRNVEQDVGECSAESEEWTSSESDPEQPYFRGSTQWREKEVSTKPHRPLCRSPCLDRPSFSQSSITQDLKLDECKTNLDKEYQAKMDFALKLGYAGDQIQAVLNKLGADALINDVLAELVRLGNKSESEGQSTASSTTGTLVSRGPCPKEIASPELSLEDEVVDNSDNLRPIVIDGSNVAMSHGNKEGFSCRGIQLAVDWFLEKGHKDITVFVPAWRKEQSRPDAPITDQEILRKLEKEKILVFTPSRRVQGRRVVCYDDRFIVKLAFDSDGIIVSNDNYRDLQNEKPEWKKFIEERLLMYSFVNDKFMPPDDPLGRHGPSLENFLRKRPVIPEHKKQPCPYGKKCTYGHKCKYYHPERANQPQRSVADELRISAKLSAVKTMSEGALAKCGTGPSSSKGEISSEVKRIAPKRQSDPSIRSVAVEPEEKLSAARKSEASSVPSLVSALSVPTLPPPKSHAAGALNTRSASSPVPGSSQFVHQKSSLEHMSSVQYPPILVTNSHGTSVSYIDQYPKYESLGDHGYYSLLSDFSNLSISSIRNSDYYGADMDQGMYSRNSSPCPDNCLSHTSNDSYSSYNDLYLGVADASPEDNVKSHRLPSKNRLQPFPHGYHEALNRGQSYGTEEPKQSLRKQSVSHLGLHAQHPVVGARSSCPGEYPVPQNVHPSTAQPSRALVMTRMDSISDSRLYESNPTRQRRPPLCREQHASWDPLPCASDSYTYHSYPLSNNLMQPCYEPVMVRSMPEKMEQLWRNPWIGICGEPREPHIIPEHQYQTYKNLCNIFPPSIVLSVMEKNPHMTDAQQLAAMIVAKLRTGR
- the ZC3H12B gene encoding probable ribonuclease ZC3H12B isoform X3; amino-acid sequence: MTAWSMVGKLKMEKRHSREDRNVEQDVGECSAESEEWTSSESDPEQPYFRGSTQWREKEVSTKPHRPLCRSPCLDRPSFSQSSITQDLKLDECKTNLDKEYQAKMDFALKLGYAGDQIQAVLNKLGADALINDVLAELVRLGNKSESEGQSTASSTTGTLVSRGPCPKEIASPELSLEDEVVDNSDNLRPIVIDGSNVAMSHGNKEGFSCRGIQLAVDWFLEKGHKDITVFVPAWRKEQSRPDAPITDQEILRKLEKEKILVFTPSRRVQGRRVVCYDDRFIVKLAFDSDGIIVSNDNYRDLQNEKPEWKKFIEERLLMYSFVNDKFMPPDDPLGRHGPSLENFLRKRPVIPEHKKQPCPYGKKCTYGHKCKYYHPERANQPQRCQSRRQCEEPQTAIEKSSSAFPSWLP
- the ZC3H12B gene encoding probable ribonuclease ZC3H12B isoform X2, whose protein sequence is MTAWSMVGKLKMEKRHSREDRNVEQDVGECSAESEEWTSSESDPEQPYFRGSTQWREKEVSTKPHRPLCRSPCLDRPSFSQSSITQDLKLDECKTNLDKEYQAKMDFALKLGYAGDQIQAVLNKLGADALINDVLAELVRLGNKSESEGQSTASSTTGTLVSRGPCPKEIASPELSLEDEVVDNSDNLRPIVIDGSNVAMSHGNKEGFSCRGIQLAVDWFLEKGHKDITVFVPAWRKEQSRPDAPITDQEILRKLEKEKILVFTPSRRVQGRRVVCYDDRFIVKLAFDSDGIIVSNDNYRDLQNEKPEWKKFIEERLLMYSFVNDKFMPPDDPLGRHGPSLENFLRKRPVIPEHKKQPCPYGKKCTYGHKCKYYHPERANQPQSRCQSRRQCEEPQTAIEKSSSAFPSWLP